A genomic segment from Methanoplanus limicola DSM 2279 encodes:
- a CDS encoding MASE3 domain-containing protein: MIILAALLSSLYSYVLFHTMIELFTVVITGLIFVIVWNLKDRIDNNFLLVIGVACFFIGAFDFLHTISYSGIDAFDTGSSNLATQLWIISRYIEAFTFLSAILLLNKRTNPYRLFLLYLFLSAGLLLTISPLGIFPDCYIEGEGLTLFKIISEYIICAVLFAALLLLYKNKDYFDPDIHVLISVSIIFTILAEISFTTYLSVYGFSNLIGHIFRIIAFIFLYKAFVESALRRPFTTIYHQLKESEHQFKIKFISLFDNMADGVAFFKVIFDEEGCPYDFCMLEVNRHYETVRGIPREKVLNKCSSDLDSEIIREHFDEIMGVIRTGNPARFESYSSDSGRYYVCSVFSYDIGYFGIIYSDITERKLSENMLRNSLEEKTALLQEVHHRVKNNLQVIISLLDLNRHESGNEMINEVLNETQSRIIAMSLVHEAIYLSDKVSTIDADSHLRTLGLEVLAYYAADCDIILDVEADGCFFDLKTAIPVSLVFNELITNSVKYAFKGRKNGKITFRGECKDGYANMIYCDDGIGISGDIDLINSRSLGITIITSIVRSQLDGTIELVKNEGVCWKIRFPLKKRYGA, encoded by the coding sequence ATGATTATTCTTGCTGCTCTCCTCTCCTCCCTGTATAGCTATGTCCTCTTTCATACGATGATTGAGCTTTTTACAGTTGTAATTACCGGCCTTATCTTTGTAATTGTATGGAATCTTAAGGACAGAATTGATAACAATTTCCTGCTTGTGATAGGTGTTGCCTGCTTTTTTATAGGGGCTTTTGATTTTCTGCATACAATATCCTACAGCGGCATTGATGCTTTTGATACAGGATCTTCTAACCTTGCAACTCAGTTATGGATAATATCAAGATATATTGAAGCCTTCACTTTTCTGTCCGCAATACTTCTGTTAAACAAAAGAACTAATCCCTACAGGCTTTTTTTATTGTATCTCTTCCTTTCAGCCGGATTGCTTCTTACAATCTCTCCTCTGGGCATATTTCCGGACTGCTACATCGAAGGGGAAGGTCTGACGCTCTTTAAGATAATCAGTGAGTATATCATATGTGCCGTTCTTTTTGCTGCTCTTCTTCTCCTTTACAAAAATAAGGATTACTTTGATCCGGATATTCATGTATTAATATCTGTCTCCATTATATTCACAATTTTAGCTGAAATCTCATTTACTACATATCTGAGCGTCTATGGCTTTTCAAATCTGATCGGGCATATCTTCAGGATAATTGCATTTATATTTTTGTACAAGGCGTTTGTGGAGTCTGCCCTGAGAAGGCCGTTTACAACCATTTATCATCAGCTAAAGGAGAGTGAGCACCAGTTTAAGATAAAGTTCATCTCTCTTTTTGACAATATGGCCGACGGTGTTGCATTTTTTAAGGTGATATTTGATGAGGAGGGATGTCCTTATGATTTCTGTATGCTTGAGGTTAACAGACATTATGAAACAGTAAGGGGTATACCCAGGGAGAAAGTCCTGAATAAATGTTCCTCAGATCTGGACAGTGAAATAATCAGGGAACATTTTGATGAGATTATGGGTGTCATCCGGACCGGAAATCCGGCCAGGTTTGAGTCTTACTCATCTGATTCAGGCCGTTATTATGTCTGCTCAGTCTTCTCCTATGATATAGGTTATTTTGGAATAATTTATTCTGATATTACTGAAAGAAAGCTCTCGGAGAATATGCTCAGGAATTCTCTTGAAGAGAAGACGGCTCTTTTGCAGGAGGTTCATCACAGGGTCAAGAATAACCTTCAGGTTATAATCAGCCTACTTGACTTAAACAGGCATGAATCCGGGAATGAGATGATAAATGAAGTCCTTAATGAGACCCAGTCACGTATTATTGCTATGTCTCTTGTTCATGAAGCAATTTATCTCTCTGATAAGGTCTCCACCATTGATGCAGACTCACATCTCAGAACCCTTGGTCTGGAGGTGCTTGCCTATTATGCAGCAGACTGTGACATCATACTTGATGTGGAAGCGGACGGGTGTTTTTTTGACCTTAAAACCGCAATTCCAGTAAGCCTTGTTTTCAATGAGCTTATTACCAATTCTGTCAAATATGCCTTTAAGGGCAGGAAAAATGGCAAAATAACCTTCCGGGGTGAATGTAAGGACGGTTATGCCAATATGATATACTGTGATGACGGTATCGGAATAAGCGGAGATATAGATCTCATCAATTCCAGGTCACTTGGAATTACAATAATTACAAGTATTGTCCGTTCTCAGCTGGACGGGACTATTGAGCTTGTTAAGAATGAAGGTGTCTGCTGGAAGATTCGTTTTCCGCTTAAAAAAAGGTATGGTGCCTGA
- a CDS encoding TMEM175 family protein has translation MISRQLNKNRIEALTDGIYAIALTLAVLTIDISKIPITDGSSIIPALKTILPQLMHYAIAFFVLASFWCAHHRQTETIKKVDNTYVWLNILTLFFVALVPFTTDLIGDYGEYPPAVAVYAGNLFLIGSLNLMAIYYANSKGGLISGDIEKEYIEYFIAKSLVVPVICIIIIIFAYTVSSTGSTFLFLLIPAFHQIIKRVYKKRQSQLNSHNSG, from the coding sequence ATGATATCACGCCAGTTGAATAAGAACAGAATTGAAGCCCTGACCGATGGAATTTATGCTATAGCCCTCACTCTTGCCGTTCTTACGATAGATATATCAAAAATTCCGATAACAGACGGCAGCAGCATCATACCGGCCCTTAAGACTATTCTGCCGCAGTTAATGCATTATGCAATAGCCTTCTTCGTTCTGGCATCATTCTGGTGTGCACACCACAGGCAGACAGAAACAATAAAAAAAGTGGACAATACTTATGTCTGGCTTAATATTCTGACACTCTTCTTTGTAGCGCTTGTACCTTTCACAACCGATCTTATAGGTGACTATGGTGAATATCCACCGGCAGTGGCAGTTTATGCAGGCAACCTGTTCCTGATCGGGTCACTCAATCTTATGGCAATATATTATGCAAATTCAAAAGGCGGCCTTATATCCGGAGATATCGAAAAGGAATATATTGAATACTTTATCGCAAAAAGCCTCGTGGTCCCTGTAATATGCATAATAATCATAATCTTTGCATATACAGTATCTTCAACAGGTTCAACATTCCTCTTTCTGCTCATACCGGCATTCCACCAGATAATAAAAAGAGTCTACAAAAAAAGGCAAAGCCAACTGAACAGCCATAATTCCGGATAG